The Humulus lupulus chromosome 3, drHumLupu1.1, whole genome shotgun sequence genome window below encodes:
- the LOC133823189 gene encoding peroxidase 31-like: MASYLNLLLLSLFFPPLTFFPSTTQSKLTPNYYQKSCPKFPDIVRQIAQEKQTVAPTTAAATLRLLFHDCLVEGCDASILIASNAFNKAERDAEINLSLSGDGFDLVTRIKTALELQCPGIVSCSDILATAARDLITIEGGPYYPIRLGRKDGFMSKAEQVAGKLPRPTMPLTQLIALFASKKFSVQEMVALVGAHTIGFAHCSQFSNRIYNFSKKTKIDPAYNPKYAEGLRKLCANYTKDPSMSAFNDVMTPNKFDNMYYKNLQRGLALLASDQALSVDKRTRPHVDLYAVNQTKFFQDFAHAMEKLSVYKIKTGRKGEVRRRCDAFNNLKTT, encoded by the coding sequence ATGGCCTCCTATCTCAATCTCTTACTCCTCTCCCTCTTCTTCCCTCCCCTCACGTTCTTTCCCTCCACAACACAATCAAAGCTCACCCCAAACTACTACCAAAAAAGCTGCCCCAAATTCCCCGACATCGTCAGGCAAATTGCTCAGGAAAAGCAAACGGTGGCCCCAACCACCGCCGCCGCCACTCTCCGCCTCCTCTTCCACGACTGCCTCGTCGAAGGCTGTGACGCCTCCATCCTCATCGCCTCCAACGCCTTCAACAAGGCCGAGCGAGACGCCGAAATCAACCTCTCCCTCTCTGGCGACGGTTTTGACCTCGTGACGCGCATCAAGACCGCGCTGGAGCTCCAATGTCCCGGCATTGTGTCATGCTCAGATATTCTAGCCACCGCCGCCCGCGACTTGATTACCATTGAAGGCGGGCCTTATTATCCCATTAGGCTCGGCCGGAAAGACGGGTTTATGTCGAAAGCAGAACAGGTAGCAGGGAAACTTCCAAGGCCGACGATGCCATTGACGCAGCTCATCGCCCTTTTTGCTTCGAAGAAATTCTCCGTGCAAGAGATGGTCGCATTGGTCGGCGCACACACAATTGGGTTCGCGCATTGCTCGCAATTCAGCAATAGAATCTACAATTTTAGTAAGAAAACGAAGATTGATCCCGCTTACAATCCCAAATACGCAGAAGGGTTGAGGAAACTCTGCGCAAATTACACCAAGGATCCATCGATGTCGGCGTTCAACGATGTCATGACACCCAACAAGTTCGATAACATGTACTACAAGAACTTGCAGAGAGGGCTGGCGCTGTTGGCTTCCGACCAAGCTTTGTCTGTGGACAAGCGGACTAGGCCTCACGTGGACTTGTACGCCGTCAACCAGACCAAGTTCTTTCAGGATTTTGCTCATGCTATGGAGAAGCTTAGTGTTTATAAGATTAAGACGGGTAGGAAGGGAGAGGTGAGACGTAGATGTGATGCCTTTAATAATCTCAAAACTACTTAA